In one Takifugu flavidus isolate HTHZ2018 chromosome 9, ASM371156v2, whole genome shotgun sequence genomic region, the following are encoded:
- the LOC130531637 gene encoding uncharacterized protein LOC130531637 isoform X3: MGREETGKVNQRHPNPRAGKALICRFDRRSHLGRQVPSTGEGKGTNFCSLRSMSRSVSIGASKMESVSTTQQGFSLGEEVTVVGDHPPDSSVSVPTDTF; this comes from the exons ATGGGAAG GGAGGAGACTGGAAAAGTTAACCAGCGGCACCCAAATCCCCGCGCTGGGAAAGCGCTCATCTGCCGTTTCGACCGCCGCTCTCATTTGGGCAGACAAG TGCCCTCCACTGGTGAGGGCAAAGGGACCAATTTCTGCTCGCTCAGGTCAATGAGCAGGTCCGTTTCTATCGGAGCATCCAAGATGGAGTCCGTCTCCACTACGCAGCAGGGGTTTAGCTTAGGGGAGGAGGTTACCGTAGTAG GTGACCATCCTCCTGATTCCTCCGTTTCCGTGCCAACTGACACCTTTTGA
- the LOC130531637 gene encoding uncharacterized protein LOC130531637 isoform X1, with protein sequence MIHQRGVGFLFSKYVISMLGKPQEEGVSGLPNILNATHPASDQNSPRLRDAAVGRGLILALTNRSRKFLFFLYAAMILQSEKVEWLLRIFEKLFLMFFISRVAGKEYVVTRGTTEDTWTGFASRNSLRACLLKDLEYPLVERARNSVLVASMKSPWLSMSRVNKNELEGTCNLETFWMKSAARRNDVRPAPLGRILMDFRE encoded by the exons ATGATTCACCAGCGGGGTgtgggtttccttttttctaagtATGTTATATCTATGTTGGGTAAACCGCAGGAGGAGGGTGTTTCTGGTCTCCCCAACATACTGAATGCCACACACCCCGCAAGTGATCAG AATTCACCGCGGCTTCGGGACGCTGCCGTCGGAAGAGGCCTTATTTTGGCCTTGACCAACAGGTCCCgtaagtttttgttttttctatatgCCGCGATGATTCTGCAGTCCGAGAAGGTGGAGTGGTTGCTCAGGATTTTTGAAaaattgtttttgatgtttttcataAGTAGGGTGGCCGGAAAGGAATATGTCGTCACCAGGGGAACTACAGAGGACACATGGACCGGCTTTGCCTCGAGGAACTCTCTGAGAGCCTGTCTCCTGAAGGACCTCGAGTATCCTCTGGTGGAGAGAGCCCGGAACAGTGTCCTGGTGGCCTCCATGAAATCTCCCTG GCTGTCAATGTCCagggtgaataaaaatgaattggaGGGAACGTGCAATTTGGAGACTTTTTGGATGAAGTC GGCGGCCCGGAGGAATGATGTGCGGCCTGCTCCACTTGGCCGGATCCTTATGGATTTTAGGgagtaa
- the LOC130531637 gene encoding uncharacterized protein LOC130531637 isoform X2 → MAKVRHHPAGPKFMVKILFVRCDQRLDFWGQCVHGRSPSGPGSERQNNDVFRPLLKRQAYGVWQFTWSNQCWSMFLAVALVQWTWSLSVEKRWEGRRLEKLTSGTQIPALGKRSSAVSTAALIWADKVTILLIPPFPCQLTPFEQIWVEQCHWPSVKQVDLQQEEEGRRERMTAAQDRLSPHLPFWQ, encoded by the exons ATGGCTAAGGTTAGGCATCACCCTGCAGGGCCGAAATTTATGGTCAAAATATTGTTTGTCCGCTGTGATCAGCGTCTGGACTTCTGGGGGCAGTGTGTCCATGGACGGAGTCCAAGTGGACCTGGGAGTGAACG CCAAAACAATGACGTTTTTAGACCCCTCCTGAAAAGGCAGGCTTATGGGGTCTGGCAGTTTACATGGTCAAACCAGTGTTGGAGCATGTTTCTGGCTGTGGCCCTCGTCCAATGGACGTGGTCATTGAGCGTTGAGAAGAGATGGGAAG GGAGGAGACTGGAAAAGTTAACCAGCGGCACCCAAATCCCCGCGCTGGGAAAGCGCTCATCTGCCGTTTCGACCGCCGCTCTCATTTGGGCAGACAAG GTGACCATCCTCCTGATTCCTCCGTTTCCGTGCCAACTGACACCTTTTGAACAGAtctgggtggagcag TGTCATTGGCCATCTGTAAAGCAGGtggatctgcagcaggaggaggaggggaggagagagaggatgacGGCGGCGCAGGACCGATTGTCCCCTCACCTCCCATTCTGGCAATga